CACGGAGGGGCGACAGCGCAGCCTGGGCTGAGCCCCGCCCTACAGAGGCTGAAGCAGGGCGGGGTCCAGGCATTCGGGGACCTTGTCCAACAGCCCTTGACGTGCTTGAGGGGTCCCAAACCCCTTCACCAACCCCAAACAGCTCCTCCGCCCCCACAGCACCCCCGAAAAGGACCCCCACAGCACTGTCCTGAGCCCCTGCCCCCCAGAaaagccccttcccctccaaagGCCCCCTCTTGTCCCCCAAGACTCCTCCATAACCCCAAAATCTCCCCCAACCTTAAAAATCACCCCAATCCCTGCAACCCCCCAGTCCCTGAACtcccccccaccctggtcccCTCTTCATGTCCCCAAAAACCGAGGAAGCCTTGTAGTgacccccaaagaccccccccaATACTTCACACTTCCCCCGGGACACCCCAAATTCCATCACACCTCCCAACCTGAGCCCCCCTGGGCGCATCCCCCCACCTCTCAGGCTCTTTGGGGATCTCGTAGATGATGGCCGATACATCACCGCCGTCGGCGTCCTCAgccaggggggccggggggggctcccggggggacTCCGGGGGGGGCTCGGCGGCAGGGAgggtctcctcctcctgcttcagcCCCAGCGTCTCGTCTTCCTCTGCCGTCAGCATGGCACGTGAGGCACTGCTGCCCCCcgcctcccagcaccccccagcacccccatcccTGACCCCAATCCCCCTgaccccctcagcaccccaatCCCCCCAACCTCTAACCCTTATCCCCCGTGACCCACCCACCACCCCAATCACCCCCCAACACCTGAgagcccagcaccccaaaacccctcatcCCCACAACCCCTGCCCCCCCATACCTGTCTTAGGAAcgtgggggtccagggggggtggggggaaggcgccccccccctccagcaGAGCGCAGGGCACCTCGTCCCCCCCCACgtccagctgcagcccccccagtgcATCATAGCCAGGGCTGGCCAAGATGAGAAGGGGGGGCccctgcagcagggtgggggggccCCCCTCGGCaagcgccccccgccccgcgcccagcCGCAGAGGCAGCGGCAGTGGCACGCAGACCACAGCCTCCAGCGCTGCCCCCCGCTcctctgcagcaccctggggggggcCTGGACCCGCAGGGGGGGCCACTGCCACCCCCCCTGCTGCTGACGGGGGCCCCCCTGGCGTCGCCTCCGAGCCTGAGCTGCagccccccgaggaggaggaggagctgccaggagctgctgctgcaggagagagAAGATCAGGGGGTTCCCCGAGAAGGAACCCTCCCCAAGCCCCACAGGGGTGGCCCCACCCCGCAAAGAATGCCCCCAAGCCCCAACAGGGTGCCCCCATCCTGCAAAGAGCCCCCCTGCGCCCCAAAGAAGTACCCCCACCCTGCAAAGAACCTCCCAAACCCCAAAGGGATGCCCCCACCCCGCAAAGAACCCCCCCTAGCCCCAAAGAGGTGCCCCCACCCCGCAAAGAACCTCCCTCAACCCAAAGAAGTACCTCCACCCTGCAAAGAACCCCCCCCGAGCCCCAAAGGGATGCCCCCACAACACAAAGAACGCCCCCAAGGCCCAAAGGAGTCCCTTGGGCCCCCAACCCGCAAGCCAGACCCCCAGAAATTGCACTCAACCCACTCTGGGACCCTGCATCCTCCCTACCCACCTAAGCTACCCACCTACCCACCCCCGGCTCCCTTCCCGGGGGGCCGCAGCCGCCACAGCTCCCCCCTACCCCCTAACGCACCGTCGTCACTGTCCCCGTCGGAGTCGCTGAGGGGCCGCAGGGGCGAGTGCAGGTCCTGGAAGTAGCGGTGCCCGCGCTCGCACTGCCAGACGGCCGTGGTGTAGAGCCCCACCGAGGGGTCCAGCTCCGCCAGCCGCGGCTCGTAGGGGCAGCGCTGCCGGTGGTCCTCGTACCAGATCACCGCATGCCGCAAGCAGTTCACATTGCGCCGCCGCCCTGGgggagggctgctggcagcctggcACCCCCCGCCCGACCCCATGGCACCCACTGCcgcctccagcccctgccctacccacccccctgccccctccagccccagcccccatcgccccccagcccctgcaggccccccggcaccccccgacCAGCTCCACAGCACCTCCAGACACCGCAGCCTCAGCCCCCatcgccccccagcccccccgggcccgcgGTGCCTCACTCACACCCCGGCCCCCACCGGCAAGGGCGGCCCTCGCCCGCCCCCCCAGCACTCACTTTTCTTCCGTTTGGGCTTTTTAgggagctgctcccagggctTCCTGCGGAGAGAGGGACGGTGGCCTGGGGACGGAGAGGGGCGCCCGTCCCCCCGAGagctgcaggaggggaaggggcaccgagccccccccccgcccccccgagccccgctcacccgcgccgcccggcgcgctgcccccgctccagccccagcaggtAGGCCGCCAGCTTGGCATCGCTCCAGCCGCTGCGGCGGCGCAGGTCGACCCAGGGCCCGTGCGCCTCGCCCAGGTACACCCGCCGCACGTCGTACTTCTTCCGCGACTCcaaccgccgccgcgcccggtcCGATTCCGTCAACCGCGGCCGCCCCCTCGCTtttcgcccgccgccgcccggctccgccgcggggccgcccccggggccgccgccccccgcgcccgggcccgggccccgctcGGCCGCGCTCATGCCgggccggccgccccgcgccgcggcgcGCCGCCGATGACGCCACCGCCGCTTCCGCTTCCCGCCCCGCTCGCGCCGTTTTTCGCGAAGGAAGGCGCGGGGCGGTGCGCATGCGCCAAAGGAGAGCGGTCGGACCAATGGCGCGCCGCGCCGGCACGCAGCACGCATGCGCGCGTGCGCTTCCGCCAGGTTCTGCCCGGCCGGCGTCTGGGCGCCCCGTACGCATGCGCGgagccctgcccgcgcccccccccccccccccccccccgccccggggctcccccggcccccccgacaCAAGACACCCCTCTGTCGGCGACACGTCCTTTAttgccccggggctgcagcctcGCCCCCGGTGCCGTGCCCATGCCCCCGCGGCGGGTAGGGGGGCTCCAGTGTGGCGGACGCAGCCCCCAGGTGGGgtgcggggggccccccgggggCGCCAGGCGGGGGGTCCCCATCCCGCAGGCGGAAGAGGACGGGGGTGCGCCCCAGGACGGGGTTTGCCTCCTGCAGCCCCGCGATCCACTGGCCCAGCGTGCGCCGGTCACCCGCCCCCGCCATGCAGAGGGCGAAGACGGGGCCCTCCTCCACTGTGGGGCAGGGGtcaggggggacggggggcggcTCGAgggtcccccctcgcccccccgccccctcgccTTACCCTCCTCCACATCGAAGTCGTCGTCGTCCCAGGGGCCGCGCTCCAGGTCCAGGTCGAGGTGCAGGGGGTAGTAGAGGCTGCGCTCGGGGTCTGGGGGGTCCTCCTGGTAGGGGCAGGGGACCCCCTCCTACCTGTGCCTGCGCTCCCCTCCCCACCGGGGCCGTGGGGgtcccctcctgctctcccctcctcaccAGGGCCGTGGGGGTCccgtccctgcctcccctcctacCCTGGGCCATGAGGGTCCCGTCCCCTCCCCTCTGGGGCCATGGGGGCCCCGTCCCCTCCCACCCATCCTGGGCCACGGGGGTCCCATCCCCTTCTCTCCTGGGCCAGGGGGACCCCTCTGTGGCCATGGCTAGCCCATCCCACCCCCTCCAGAGCCACGGggaccccctcccctcccatctcATCCCAACCCCGGGGTCCGTCGGGCTCACCCgcaggttggggggcagggggtcccccCGCAGCACGTAGTAGCACAGGCGGGTGCTGCGCAGCCAGAGGGGGAATGGCCCCTCCACGAagacgggccgggccgggccgtgccgcgccagcagctcctgctgctccggGCTCTGGCAgcctgtggggcggggggagctggggaccccACGCCAGCACCGGGTTCCCCAAACCCCCACACAAGGGACCCCCAAACACTGGGGACCCCACGCCCAACACCGCAGGGCTCCCTCTGCACCAGGCTCCCCCGAACCTGGCACGTGCCAGGGTCCCCAACCCCACACGCTGCGTCCCCCACGTGCCAGCGTTCCCCCACATCCATGGGTCCCCGCCCCAGACACGTCTCCCCCCCAGATGCTCCCCCATCACCCAGGTCCCCTGGGTTCCCCGGCGCTCACCAACGATGTAGGGCTGGACGGAGCCCTCGTCGTCCCCCTCATCCGGCACTGGCCGCTGCAGGAGGCAAACGGTCGTCACCACCCGCCTCTTAACGACCCGGGGACATCGGGGCCTCGCTGGGGCACTGTGTCCCCAAGGAGGGCCCAGCCAGACACGGTGACAGAGGGggccccctctgcacccccaacCTCACGTCTCCCGCCCcagctccatgtccccatgtcccacccagCTGATGGTGAGGGGGGttccctgcccctgtccccgtccccccatccccgtcccatGGGCAGTGACACGGGTCCCCCGCCCCTGGTCTGCCCATCCCTGCGTCTTCaagtccccacgtccccctgtgtcccccaatgtccccatccccacatcccctATCCCTGCGTCGCCATGTCCTCGTGTCCCCCAACGTCCCCTATCCCTGCGTCTTCATGTCCCGCTGTGTCCCCCaacatccccatccccacgtccccatgtctccctgtgtcccccaacGTCCCCATCCCTGCGTCCCCCAACGTCCCCATCCctgcgtccccatgtcccccaacgTCCCCATCcacacatccccatgtccccccatgtcccccaacgtccccatccccatgtccccatgtccccacgccccccgtgtcccccaacgTCCCCAACCCCACATCCCCGTCCTCATgttccctgtccccgtgtcccacctGGTAGACAGTGACACGGGCGTCGGGGTCGTTGGCGATTCGGCGCAGGCCGAGGCGGGCAGCCGCcaggccgggggggggcaggcaggggggcagggggtgggggtcCACGTGGCGCAGCCGCGGCAGCCAGTACAGCAGCCGCTGGCACTTGCGcacggggcggctgcggggcccgaagatccccaggagcaggaaCCGCGTCTCCGCATCTGGCACCACGCCTGcacggggacccaggcgtccgtggGCACCCAggcgcctgggtccccccccttcgccccccagggctccccctccccctgcccgcacccaccATATCGCTCCATCTGCTCCAGGATCTGGAGGCCGCACTCCTGCTGCCGGGGGAAGGGGGCCAGCAGGCGCTGGAGGGGCCCCCGGGGCACCCAGGGCCCGCGGGGCAGCAGGCGCAGCAGGCGGTGGTAGGCCTCCCGCTGCCGCGCCACCCCCAGCGCCGGCATGGCTGCCAGCGCTGCCGCCACCAGCTCCAGCCGCCCCACGCGGCGCCCGGGCACCCGCTCCAacgccgccagcgccgccgcgaAGGCCGCGGGGCCCCGGCCCTCGTCGTCCTGCGTCCCgtggggggggctgcgccgcgccggggcccCTGAGGCGTCCCCCGAGGCGTCCCCCGAGGCGTCCCCCCGAGGGTCCCCCCGAGGGTCCCCCGCCGGgcggctgctgccctggcacaggCTCCGAGTGacctggggggagagagggacCGAGGCTggagggggccgggagggggctgggggccctgGACGAGgcaccccccccgcccgcagaccccccgtgtccccccatctCCCACTGtgtgccccggcccggccccccctcGTGTCCTcccgtgcccccccatgtccccaggcccccccccatgtccccccccgtgcccccccatctcccaccGTGTCCCCCATCCTGGCCCATTCCCCCGGcccaccccccgtgtccccccgtgtcccctgtcctcgcccccccgccgtgtccccccctgtcccctgtcccggccccccccgtgtccccccatctccccccgcgtcccccggcccggcccctccccaCCTGcggggctccccagcccccccagagcccccgcGGCAGCGCGCGGGCCCAGCGCAGCCTCATGGCGCCGCGGGGTCAGCGCAGGGTCGGCGCGGGCGGGTCAGAGGTCACGGccggacaccggggtccccccaCGGGGTCGCGCCGCTGGGCGCCGCCATGTGCCGCCGACCCCGCCGGCCAGCGCTTCCGGGTCAGgaggcggggccggcggcagAGCCAATCGCCGCGCGCCCCTCGCctgggggcggggcccggggcggtgattggcggcgcggggggcggggctcgAAGGGGTTCCCCGTGACGTAAGAGCGGGCCCCACGGCTGAGCTCAGCGCCGGGGTTACACGGTGCTGTCAGCGCCGGAGTTACACGGTGATGTCAGAGCCGGGGATACACTGTGATGTCAGGACTGGGGACAGCGGCGGCCTCGGGCACAGCTGGGTGATGTCAGAGCCCGGGGCTCGCGGTGATGTCACCCGCGGCACGGTGACGTCAGAGCTGCAACGGCCGCTATAAATGGAAACGGCGGCTCCGgccgggggtgggggcgggggggagcgcaTTCCCCGCCCGTGACGAACCGCCCCCCCCGGCCGGCGGAGTCCAATCCGCTGACGGCACCGGGAGTACCCGGcgctccgccccccccccaggggctggggggaccccgtcgggggggggaggggagggagcagggacagggggtggggcgggggaggggcgggaggggatggaggggagagaggggggaggggggggggcggcccggggctcccccgcccccctCGGGATCCCCCCGctaaatgtggaaaaaatgaCGCCACCACCCGCCCCGCGGTGACGTCAGCGCGGCGGGTAGCGCGGATTGGctggcggcggccccggcccgggggggctcCGCGCC
The genomic region above belongs to Calonectris borealis chromosome 31, bCalBor7.hap1.2, whole genome shotgun sequence and contains:
- the ZNF653 gene encoding zinc finger protein 653 isoform X3, translating into MSAAERGPGPGAGGGGPGGGPAAEPGGGGRKARGRPRLTESDRARRRLESRKKYDVRRVYLGEAHGPWVDLRRRSGWSDAKLAAYLLGLERGQRAGRRGPPSLSPQEALGAAP
- the ECSIT gene encoding evolutionarily conserved signaling intermediate in Toll pathway, mitochondrial isoform X2, whose protein sequence is MRLRWARALPRGLWGGWGAPQVTRSLCQGSSRPAGDPRGDPRGDASGDASGDASGAPARRSPPHGTQDDEGRGPAAFAAALAALERVPGRRVGRLELVAAALAAMPALGVARQREAYHRLLRLLPRGPWVPRGPLQRLLAPFPRQQECGLQILEQMERYGVVPDAETRFLLLGIFGPRSRPVRKCQRLLYWLPRLRHVDPHPLPPCLPPPGLAAARLGLRRIANDPDARVTVYQRPVPDEGDDEGSVQPYIAARARSSRSCWRGTARPGPSSWRGHSPSGCAAPACATTCCGGTPCPPTCGRTPQTPSAASTTPCTSTWTWSAAPGTTTTSMWRRVRRGGGGARGDPRAAPRPP
- the ZNF653 gene encoding zinc finger protein 653 isoform X1; protein product: MSAAERGPGPGAGGGGPGGGPAAEPGGGGRKARGRPRLTESDRARRRLESRKKYDVRRVYLGEAHGPWVDLRRRSGWSDAKLAAYLLGLERGQRAGRRGKPWEQLPKKPKRKKRPPAALPLRAAAGGAGPLGGALHHGRLAVRARAPLLPGPALAPAAPQRLRRGQ
- the ZNF653 gene encoding zinc finger protein 653 isoform X2 translates to MSAAERGPGPGAGGGGPGGGPAAEPGGGGRKARGRPRLTESDRARRRLESRKKYDVRRVYLGEAHGPWVDLRRRSGWSDAKLAAYLLGLERGQRAGRRGKPWEQLPKKPKRKKRPALAPAAPQRLRRGQ
- the ECSIT gene encoding evolutionarily conserved signaling intermediate in Toll pathway, mitochondrial isoform X1; the encoded protein is MRLRWARALPRGLWGGWGAPQVTRSLCQGSSRPAGDPRGDPRGDASGDASGDASGAPARRSPPHGTQDDEGRGPAAFAAALAALERVPGRRVGRLELVAAALAAMPALGVARQREAYHRLLRLLPRGPWVPRGPLQRLLAPFPRQQECGLQILEQMERYGVVPDAETRFLLLGIFGPRSRPVRKCQRLLYWLPRLRHVDPHPLPPCLPPPGLAAARLGLRRIANDPDARVTVYQRPVPDEGDDEGSVQPYIVGCQSPEQQELLARHGPARPVFVEGPFPLWLRSTRLCYYVLRGDPLPPNLREDPPDPERSLYYPLHLDLDLERGPWDDDDFDVEEVEEGPVFALCMAGAGDRRTLGQWIAGLQEANPVLGRTPVLFRLRDGDPPPGAPGGPPAPHLGAASATLEPPYPPRGHGHGTGGEAAAPGQ